In Thermococcus celericrescens, the genomic stretch TTCAAGAAGAGGGAAGCTGCGATACTCTTCCAGAGCGGCTACAACGCCAATCTCGGGGCTTTAAGCGCCCTCCTCACGAAGAAGGACGACGGTGTCTTCATCAGCGAGGAGCTCAACCACGCAAGCATCATCGACGGAATGCGCCTCAGTGGCGCTCCGAAGGTCATCTACAAGCACCTCGACATGGAGGACCTCAAGAAGCGCCTCGAGGAGAACAAGGACAAGAAGAAGAAAATCATCGTCAGCGATGGTGTCTTCTCGATGGACGGTGACCTCGCGCCGGTTCCTGAGATGGCGGAGCTGGCCGAACAGTACGACGCGATGCTCTACATCGACGACGCCCACGGTGAGGGTGTCCTCGGTGATAGCGGCAGGGGTATAGTTGACCACTTCAAGCTCCATGACCGCGTTGACTTCGAGATGGGTACGCTGAGCAAGGCCTTTGGTGTCATAGGTGGCTACGTCGCCGGCCCGGAGGAGGCCATAGACTACCTCCGCCAGCGCGGAAGGCCGTTCCTCTTCTCAAGCGCCCCGAACCCGCCCGACGTTGCCGCTGCAATAGCCGCCGTCGAAATCCTCCAGAGGAGCGACGAGCTGGTTAAGAAGCTCTGGGACAACACCCACTTCCTCCAGAACGGGTTGAGAGACCTCGGCTACGACCTCGGAGGAACCAAGCACCCGATTACCCCGGTCATGCTCTACGACGAGAAGCGCGCCCAGGAGTTCTCGAAGAGGCTCTACGACGAGTACAACATCTTCGCTCAGGCCATCGTCTATCCGACCGTCCCGCTCGGAACCGCAAGGATAAGGCTCGAGCCTTCCGCGGCCCACAGCAAGGAGGACCTCCAGTACGTGCTGGATGCCTTCGAGGACCTCGGAAAGAAGACCGGGTTCCTGAAGTGAACCCCATTCCATCATTTTCTTTTAGAACTTCACCCACTCGACCTTGTAGTACACCACGTCGTTGTCCTCATCGACGACGGCCATCACCATGTTCTTCCTGACGCCGTGGGCAACCCTCACGCGGGCAGTGATGTCGTTAGGGGAAAAGCGGAGGTTTTCTGGAACCACCCATATCAGCCACTGGGAGTGCTCGTCCATTCCGCGCCTGTAAACCCTGAAGTGGGAGCCGAACTTGAGGGCGGACTTCACCGTGTACCCTCTGTCGCGCAGGTCGGTGTAGACGAGGAGCTTTATGTCGAACTGGTCGTCCCTCTTCCTCCCGAGTTCGACCAAATCCTGAAAAGAAAGCTCTTTTTCGCCGTTGAAAACCCGTATCTTGCCCTTCTCCATCAGATAAGCCGCCTCTATGAGCGAGAGGAAGAGCTTCCCGTTCACGACCTCGCCGAAATAGCGCTTGTTGTAGAACTGGTTTATCGCCTTCTCCCTCTCGCTGAAGACCCTATCCCCGCTGAGCTGAAAGATTATCGGTTCCTTCAATTCCTTCCACCCCACTCGTCGGCAGGCAGGAGCATGTAGTACGCATCCTCTCCGTCGGCGTAGTAGCCGATTATGCGCTTGATGCGCCTGAAGCCAAAGCGCTCGTAGAGCTTTATGGCATTTTCGTTGCTGACGCGAACCTCCAGGCCTATGTAGCGGGCCCCCTTGTTTATGAGCCTTTCGATGACCTCGGTGAGAAGGGCGGAGCCTATGCCGTTGCCCCGGTACGCCGGATCGACGGCTATGCTCATGATGTGGCCCTCAAGGTCCGGTCTGAGGTAGCCCATGACGTAGCCGATGACCCGGCCGTTGTACTCAGCGACCAAAAAGGTGTCCGGGTTGTTTTCCAGGAAAACCAAGAAGACACCCCTTGGGTAGTCCTCCCTGAAGGACTCGCGCTCTATCCTCATGACATCGGGGATATCGAAGAGCCTGGCCGGCCTTATAGCCACCATGGCTAGTGGGACCCTCCCCCCAAACTGACGGATGGAGACGCTCATATCATATTCTACGCACCAAAGCTTTTAAGGATTGACTGACCTCCTCCCCGCCGTGAACGGCGAGGGTTCGGCTTAACCCCCTCGCCATTAGCGGAGAGGTTTGGGGGCTTCATTAAAACCCGTTAAAAAACGGGCTTTCAGCCCCTCGGGCCCGGTCTTGGGCCAGTTATCCCCTCTGAGCGTAAAGACCGCTCAGATTCAGGGTTATCGTTTTTACTGCCTTTTTCAAAATGTTGAAAGCACCAACTAAATCCGCATTAAACACAAGCCCCGTCACGGGACACTTAAACAATTCCCGAACGAAGCGAGCCCCTTCATGGGACTTCCCGCAAACGGGGCACGTTTTTGAAGTGAAAGCCTCATCAACCACCTCAACGACAATACCATACTCCTCAGCAACTTCCCTGAGCCTTTGAATCACGGTGTTAAACCGCCAGACGTGGGAGAGGAGGAAATTCTGCTTTTTGCCTCTCTCAGAGTTTCTGGCGATTCCCTTCGGATAACCAACAACAATTCTGCTAACGCCTAACTGATAAAGTCTCTCGACGGTTTGTCTCACGGCAGTGTTGATGTAATGCCTCGCCTGAAGTTTAGCCTTCTCATGCATTCTCCTGAGTTTCTTGCTCGTTTTAACTCCACTCTTGTTGAGTTTGGACTGGTAATCGGCAATTCTCTTCCGCCAGTAAAAGGCAATGCTCTTTAACGGCCTGCCATTGACTAAGAAACTCTCGCCGTTCTCAACGTAAACAGCCATCAAATTGTTCACTCCCAAGTCAATCCCCGCTGAGAGGTTTCCCGATGGTTGCCTTGGAACTCTCACCCACTCGTCACCAATTATCTTCTCCCCGACGGTGAAACTGATGTGAGTATACCACTTCCGCTTTACCTCGTCGTAAGTTATCTCCAACCGCCCTTGTTTGCCTTTGAGGTGTATTCTGCCATTAAACTGGACTTCAAGACGTTTAAACTTTCCAAGGCCCTTGAGGATTAGTTTATTGCCCTCAATCTTGTATTGGTCATTCCTGAGGACGATTAGTGGTCTTCTTTCCCCATCGTCCTTCAAGTAGTTTGGAGGTTTTGGCTTGAACCACTCGGGCAGTTCTCCGTTCCTCTTGCTCCTCAGGAGAGAGAAAAAGCTTCTCCACGCTTCAACGTTCTTCCTGCAAATTTGCTGGACTGTTGCCGAGCTGATTTCTCGCTTGAATTCCTCGTAAACAATCTTCTCCGTCCTGTTGAAGTCCACTGGTTTACCCTCAAAGAATTCCTGTCGCCTCAGATAATTTACCCGATTCCAGACTTTGGCTCCAGTGTCGGCTAACTCAGAGAGGACTTTTTCTTGTTCTTTGCTCGGCTGGAGTTTGAGAGTTACGGCCCGCTTCATATTAAAGTATGGTATGATTCTTAGGCTTTAAAAGAGTGTTGCTTCCCCTTTGAAGGGCTGTTGGGTGGTTTACTGCATCCCCACCCTAAAGGGCGAGGCTTTCAAAAGAAAAATGTAACCAAAAGCTTTAAACGCCTGGACAAATAATCCGACCCCATGAGGAAATGGCTCCCCGCGCTGGCACTGCTCTCAACAGCCGCACTGTTCCTGGGGGTCTACGTGGGCTCCGTGGGCATAAGCCCGTCCGACGTCACCGCCAGTATAGCCTACGGAATAAAATCGACGCTCTCTCACTTCACCCAGACCAACCCGGGTGAAAAGCCGCGGTACTTCGTGATAATATGGGAGCTCCGCCTCCCGAGGGTTCTCCTGGCGTATCTCGTTGGGCTCTCCCTCGCCTCAGCGGGCGTCGCTTCCCAGGCCCTCTTCAGGAACCCCCTAGCTGACCCCTACATCATCGGTGTTAGTGCCGGCGCCGGAATCGGGGCCGCGCTGGGTGCCATCTACGCCCCCTCGCACATGGGCTCCCTTGCCCTTGCCTCCGCCCTGCTCTCGGTCTTCATAGTTTACTCCGTCTCAAGGGTCGATGGCCACGTCCCCGTTGACACCCTCCTCCTGGCGGGAATAGCATACGGTTTTCTGGCGAGCGCGGTAACGTGGTACCTCATCATAAGCCAAGGCGAGAGGGCGCACGTCACCTGGATGTGGCTCATGGGAACGTTCAACGGTGCCGGCTGGGGCGACGTTGGTGAGATGTTCATCGTCTCCGCCCTGGGGACGGGCTTCCTGATATGGAAGTGGCGCGAGCTGAACCTCATCCTCCTGGGCGAGGAAAGCATAGCACTTGGCCTCGACCTGCACCTCTACAGAAAGCTCTTCATCGGAGCGATAGCAGTTCTAACGGCCTTCGCCGTCTCAACCGCAGGAATAATCGGCTTCATCGGCCTCGTCAGTCCACACGTGATGCGTCTCCTTCTTGGCCCGAACCACAAAAGTCTGACCCCCGCGAGCGCCCTCTTCGGAGGCGTTCTCCTCGTCTTCGCAGACCTGCTCGCCAGAACCGTCGCAAAGCCGACAGAACTGCCGGTGGGCATCATAACCGCCCTGATGGGGGCGCCCTTCTTCCTGTACCTCCTGATGAAGCACAAAAGGGGTGAGCTGTACTCATGACGATGAGGCTGGAGGTTAGGGTTTCCTTCGCCTACGGCGAGAGGGAGGTCCTGAAGAGCGTCGAGTTCACGGCGGAGATGGGGGAGCTCCTCGCGATAATCGGGCCGAACGGTGCCGGAAAGAGCACCCTGCTGAAGGCCATGGTCGGGATTCTGAGACCGACGGGGAGTGTGAGGCTTGACGGAAGGGACCTGCTCTCAATGAGGCCGCCGGAGAGGGCAAGGCTCATAACCTACGTCCCGCAGAGCTCCTTCCCCGAGTTCGCCTTCACCATCGAGGAGTTCGTTGAGATGGGTGCCTACGCAACCAGGGGCAACGTTGAGGCGGCTTTAAAGCGCGTCGGCCTCTGGGAGCGCAGGAAAGAGCCGGTTACGAACCTGAGCGGCGGCGAGTACCAGCTGGCCCTCGTGGCCAGGGCGCTTGCGCAGGGGAGCGGGGCAATACTCCTGGATGAGCCGACGAGCCACCTGGATATAAACCACTCCCTCATGGTGATGGAGCTGCTGAAGGGCCTCAAGGAGGAGAAGATAATCGTGGCCGTTCTCCACGACCTCAACCTGGCGCTCCGCTACGCGGACAGGCTGGTCCTCCTGAAGGAAGGAGAAAAGTACTGGGAGGGAACCCCCGAAGAACTGGAACCGGAGGTTCTTGAGGAAGTTTACGGGGTAAAGGCGAGGATAGCAGAGGTCGATGGCCACAGGGTTCTTCTAGCGGGGATTTGAAAGCCAGTATAAGAGATAGCCGGAAGGAGGTCAGTTATGTTCTTTTTCTACATATTACTCAGGCTCCAAACGAACAAAAGGCCCATCAGGTTTTCTAAGCTTTAAGAGTAAATTTTATAAATTAATATGGAGCAATTGACGTGGGGAACTTCTCATGGTGAGAAAGAAACCCCTGTTAGTAGTCTTATTGCTGATCCTCCTGGGAGGAACCACAGTAGGGGCCTTAAACTACACGGCAGGCAACGAAGACTCTGTAACCAGGGTACTCGGCTACGATGTCTACAAAATCGAAGGCTCGGGCAACTACATCATCTACTACCCCCTGCCCAACGGAAGCGTTAAAGTCCTGAAGAAGGGAAAAGCCGGCGGCTTCTTCCCCACCTTCGTCAAAGTACCACGGCACGAGTGGATAAAAGAACTCTCAACGGCTGAAAAAGCCCTCTACGCCCCACCAACCCCGCTAATACTCTACATCACGGAGGACGGAAAGCTGGGAGTGAAAAGCATAACCTCAAGCAGAATCAAGCTCGAAAGCGAAAAGACGCTGAACCTGAAGGGGGACTATCAGGTTCAGGCAAAGGATTCATGTCCACAGGGCTGGATAGACTTTGGAGGAAGGTACTGCATCGACCCACAGTGGAGTCTTCATTTTGACAGCAGGGCAAAGTCAAAAACCTTCGACGAGTGGGTTTCAGTGATGGGATTGAAGATTGAGAACAGAGTCGCGAAGGAAGTCGAGCATCACTGGCTCATCCAGCTCAGCAGGAGCACTTATAGCTACTGGACATTCGGAATTGACGTGGGGCCCTTCACGGCCCTTAGTGTGTCAAAAGGGCACAGATTCGAGGGCTGGAAGCTTGATATAAGCTTTGAATCTGTAATGTCCATTCCAATAGAAACAGACCACTGGGAACGTTACCTCAACATCAGAGTGGAGTACATAGTGGCCAACGCCAAGGTTCCAGCCTACGACAGGTTTACAAGAAGTTATACAGAAATCGATATAGTCATGGTTTACCCAATCAAAATCCACAGTACTGGAAGGTACACGATAAAAGAGTCCGCCTCGAGAGGCATATATTTCACCGAGTCAAACGGAATTAATCCTCCCAGGATCACCACGACTCCCAACATCTGGAGGATACCCGAAAACGCAAAATGGAACAAGACCTGGATACCTTATTCTCGCGGTGAGGAGAGTGCTATATATCTGAGACAATCCCAAAGTGAGAGATTTAAATCAAGCTCCAGTCTTAGCATTCCAATTGGCCAGGCAGCCGGAAAGTACCTGACAAGGATAAGCCCCAAACTCGGAAAATTCGCCAGCACAATAAGCATAACCTTTGGTTTTCACAAGAAAGAAAAGACGACATCGCTTGTGGAGTACAGTGTTGATATAAAACCCAGGAAGAGTTGCTACGCAATGTACAGCGTTCTGGGGGTTAACGTCGGCACGAGTGAAACAAAGACAAAGGTAAAAGTCCCCCTGGTGTTCGGTGTCATAACCGACGGCAAGGTACCCTCACCATCATGTAACCCAAGAACGGGGGTATGCGTGGACTCCACGAACCCATGGGGAAGAGAAGGAGACTAAATCTCCATTTCCTATTTTTAGGGTGCAGAAGCACCGGTAGAGACGGCCCAAGGAGGCTAGAACCCCGGATAACTGAAGACGTCTACAGGGAAAGGCCAAGATAACGGAGGTAGATGGTCACAGAGTCATTCTAGCAAGGGTCTAGCAAAGGTTTAAAACGTCGGGTGAGAAGATGGGTCAGGGGTGAGAGAATGGAAACTAAGAAAACCGGTACCACCACCGTGGGAATAAAGGCCAGAGACGGCGTTGTTCTGGCCGCGGATACGCAGGCTTCCCTCGACCACATGGTCGAGACCCTCAACATCAGGAAGATAGTCCCAATCACCGACAGGATAGCGATAACCACCGCGGGAAGCGTCGGCGACGTGCAGGCCCTCGCAAGGACTCTGGAAGCAGAGGCGCGCTACTACCAGTTCACCTGGAACAGGCCGATGACCACAAGGGCGATGGCGAACCTTCTCAGCAATATCCTGAACGAGAACAAGTGGTTCCCCTACCTCGTCCAGATAATCATAGGTGGCTACGTCGACGAGCCCACCCTGGCCAACCTCGACGCGATGGGCGGTCTCGTCTTCGACGACTACACCGCCACTGGCTCGGGAAGCCCCTTCGCCATAGCCATCCTTGAAGACGGCTTCAAGAAGGACATGAGCGTAGAGGAGGCGAAAGAGCTGGCAGTCAGGGCCGTGAGAACCGCCGGAAAGCGCGACGTTTACACCGGTGATAGGAAGATCCAGGTCGTCGTCATAACGAAGGACGGCATGAAGGAGGAGTTCGTTGAGTTCAGGGAGTGAACCGTTCAACGGTCGCACCAAAGCCCTTTTTAATTCTCTTTTCGAGTTGGTAACATGCGAAATCTCCCTGAAAAGCTGGCGGTTCTCGGGCTGATAGTCCTGCTCATCTCGGCGCTCTACGCAGTGGAGAGGCTAACCGTCAACCCGAGCGCGGTTCTCGGAGAGGTAAACGGGATACTCGACCAGGTTCAGGGGATAAGGAAACTCACCTTCAAGGAGAGGCCCGAGATAGTGGTTCTCACGAAGAGCGAGGCTTTAGTTAAATGGAAGCCTGGCAAAGCGGACATCGAGAGGATGAGAACCGAGGAGCTGACCTACAAGATGACCCTCCTCCTTCCGCCGGACTACCAGTACATCAAAAAGGAAACTGAGAGGAGCGCAGGATGGATAGCAGCAACGGTGGGGGATACCATCTACATCATCCAGGAGAACTTCATGTCTGACCCGGACACTGCCAGGAGGACGATAGCCCACGAGAGCGTTCACGTGCTCCAGAAGCAGTGGTTCGACGCGAAGTACGGTGTCGACACCTACGACGGCACCATAGCGGTTCAATCCCTCATCGAGGGCGATGCCGACCTCGTTGCAGACCTCTACTGCGAGAAGAACAGGATACCCATCCACAAGATACGCTCGCTGAGCGGGGATCCCCTAACCGACCTCCACATCTTCCCCTACGTCTTCGGCGACCGCTTCGTGAGGTACCTCTACGAGAAAAGCGGCTGGGAGCTCGTTAACGAGGCCTACAGCCGCTATCCGGTCTCGGCGCAGCAGGTCATGCACCCCGAGCTGTACCTCGAAAACGTTACCCCCCTCAACGTCACCCTGAACGCACCGCCAAACTCACGCGTCCTCAAGGAAGACAGGCTCGGCGAGTACTACGTCTACCTCCTCCTCAGGGACGTTGCGAAGCTGAAGGACGAAACCGCCTGGAACGTCTCGAGTGCGTGGCGCGGGGATAGGCTTCTCCTAACCCAGAACGCGACGGGCTACCTCCTCCAGTGGAAGGTGGTCTTCTCAACCCCCGAAGCCGCGAAAGCCTTTGGAGAAACCGTCTCCAGGCTCGCGGAGGGCAACACCTACGCGAACTACACGATAAGAATTGACGGAAGCTCCGTTCTCCTGATCGCCGAAAGGAGGGACTGATGTGAGGCTGGTCTGTTC encodes the following:
- the endA gene encoding tRNA-intron lyase; the encoded protein is MKEPIIFQLSGDRVFSEREKAINQFYNKRYFGEVVNGKLFLSLIEAAYLMEKGKIRVFNGEKELSFQDLVELGRKRDDQFDIKLLVYTDLRDRGYTVKSALKFGSHFRVYRRGMDEHSQWLIWVVPENLRFSPNDITARVRVAHGVRKNMVMAVVDEDNDVVYYKVEWVKF
- the psmB gene encoding archaeal proteasome endopeptidase complex subunit beta → METKKTGTTTVGIKARDGVVLAADTQASLDHMVETLNIRKIVPITDRIAITTAGSVGDVQALARTLEAEARYYQFTWNRPMTTRAMANLLSNILNENKWFPYLVQIIIGGYVDEPTLANLDAMGGLVFDDYTATGSGSPFAIAILEDGFKKDMSVEEAKELAVRAVRTAGKRDVYTGDRKIQVVVITKDGMKEEFVEFRE
- a CDS encoding glycine C-acetyltransferase, producing the protein MAKLDWIKEELKELKDKGLYVTIRKLESSQGPWVVVDGKRVLNMCSNNYLGLAAHPKIKEAAIRAILDYGVGAGAVRTIAGTMELHVELEEKLAKFKKREAAILFQSGYNANLGALSALLTKKDDGVFISEELNHASIIDGMRLSGAPKVIYKHLDMEDLKKRLEENKDKKKKIIVSDGVFSMDGDLAPVPEMAELAEQYDAMLYIDDAHGEGVLGDSGRGIVDHFKLHDRVDFEMGTLSKAFGVIGGYVAGPEEAIDYLRQRGRPFLFSSAPNPPDVAAAIAAVEILQRSDELVKKLWDNTHFLQNGLRDLGYDLGGTKHPITPVMLYDEKRAQEFSKRLYDEYNIFAQAIVYPTVPLGTARIRLEPSAAHSKEDLQYVLDAFEDLGKKTGFLK
- a CDS encoding FecCD family ABC transporter permease, with translation MRKWLPALALLSTAALFLGVYVGSVGISPSDVTASIAYGIKSTLSHFTQTNPGEKPRYFVIIWELRLPRVLLAYLVGLSLASAGVASQALFRNPLADPYIIGVSAGAGIGAALGAIYAPSHMGSLALASALLSVFIVYSVSRVDGHVPVDTLLLAGIAYGFLASAVTWYLIISQGERAHVTWMWLMGTFNGAGWGDVGEMFIVSALGTGFLIWKWRELNLILLGEESIALGLDLHLYRKLFIGAIAVLTAFAVSTAGIIGFIGLVSPHVMRLLLGPNHKSLTPASALFGGVLLVFADLLARTVAKPTELPVGIITALMGAPFFLYLLMKHKRGELYS
- the rimI gene encoding ribosomal protein S18-alanine N-acetyltransferase → MSVSIRQFGGRVPLAMVAIRPARLFDIPDVMRIERESFREDYPRGVFLVFLENNPDTFLVAEYNGRVIGYVMGYLRPDLEGHIMSIAVDPAYRGNGIGSALLTEVIERLINKGARYIGLEVRVSNENAIKLYERFGFRRIKRIIGYYADGEDAYYMLLPADEWGGRN
- a CDS encoding ABC transporter ATP-binding protein, encoding MRLEVRVSFAYGEREVLKSVEFTAEMGELLAIIGPNGAGKSTLLKAMVGILRPTGSVRLDGRDLLSMRPPERARLITYVPQSSFPEFAFTIEEFVEMGAYATRGNVEAALKRVGLWERRKEPVTNLSGGEYQLALVARALAQGSGAILLDEPTSHLDINHSLMVMELLKGLKEEKIIVAVLHDLNLALRYADRLVLLKEGEKYWEGTPEELEPEVLEEVYGVKARIAEVDGHRVLLAGI
- a CDS encoding eCIS core domain-containing protein, with amino-acid sequence MRNLPEKLAVLGLIVLLISALYAVERLTVNPSAVLGEVNGILDQVQGIRKLTFKERPEIVVLTKSEALVKWKPGKADIERMRTEELTYKMTLLLPPDYQYIKKETERSAGWIAATVGDTIYIIQENFMSDPDTARRTIAHESVHVLQKQWFDAKYGVDTYDGTIAVQSLIEGDADLVADLYCEKNRIPIHKIRSLSGDPLTDLHIFPYVFGDRFVRYLYEKSGWELVNEAYSRYPVSAQQVMHPELYLENVTPLNVTLNAPPNSRVLKEDRLGEYYVYLLLRDVAKLKDETAWNVSSAWRGDRLLLTQNATGYLLQWKVVFSTPEAAKAFGETVSRLAEGNTYANYTIRIDGSSVLLIAERRD